In Engraulis encrasicolus isolate BLACKSEA-1 chromosome 2, IST_EnEncr_1.0, whole genome shotgun sequence, the sequence CCGCGCCACCcactacatgcaatgtaatgagaacccaattctgggcccgggacaactaactaACCCCATTGTCACCATGTCTGCTTCCTGGCTCCCGTAGGTCAGTTGTGCAGCCTTGCCAAACATCTGGCTGGCCAGCGCCTGGAGGAGCGCTTTGAGGCTCTTCACTGCGAGGTGTCCTCTGAGCTCCACTACCTGCGGAGTctgctccttccctcctccctgccGGGGCCCTCTTCATCACACTGCCTGCCCTccatatcctctcctccctccccacacGTGCCGCCCCAGATCCAGCCGGGCCTCAGTCAGATTGCACAGGAGCTCTATCACAGGTAGGCCATACATACCATGAAAGGGGCAGCTGTTTAACCAACAAtttatatgatgatgatgatgatgatgatgatgatgatgatgagtagaGCACTGTAGTACAGAGTACTATACTACTCTAATCAATTTCCTTTATTCATCCTGAAGCTTACACCTAATACAAGATACACATGTGCATTGTGCATGCATCGCAAGACAATAGGCTACAAGATACACATGTGCATTGCAAGTATAGCCTACATTGTAAGACaacatacattattacattacattacattacatggcatttggcagacgctttaaccaaagcgacttacaatcgaggacatgatcatagccagcatcactagcagaagTCCGTCGAGACAGATCACATTCCACACAAATCTGTTCATTCATACAAAGGTCAAGCAAACAGACATAATGAAAacaaggtgatgatgatgatgatgatgatgatgatgatgatgatgatgatgatgacgacgatgatgatgatgacgacgatgatgatgatgactggaAAGCACAGTAGAGTGACTATTAGCATCAAACACAGTGTCATCTTTCTTCAAGAGTGACAGGTGTTAGTATTGTCACAAGatggatgaaaaaagaaaaatctcaaGTCATCTTTCTCAGATTGACAGTTGGACAGATGTCTGTGGGTGTGATGGCtgtttgttgtgtaggcctactgtttacagCATGATTTCATCTTTGTCTTGTGCACATGTGTCCCTGCAGCAGGAGGATTCTGTGGGAGCAGATCGGAGAGCTACGGGAGGAGGTGCATGACATCCATCACCAGCTCAGCAAGTTGCATTTCTTCCATTTcacatagcatagcataacatagcacagcacagagtacaatagaatagaaccgaatggaatagaatagaacagaatagaaaaaaCCTTGGGATGGGACTACACTGGATGTGATAAATCATAAACTTATGTGCCCTAACAATTACTTACTAAATAGGCAGTCACGGGtaggcggttagggcgtcagacttgtagcccaaaggttgccagttcaactaccgatccgctaggttggtggggggagtaatgctctcccccatcttcctccatgactgaggtaccctgagcatggtaccgtcccaccacactgctcccttttggatgccattaggggctgccccgttgtaggggtgaggcataaatgcaattttgttgtgtgctgtggagtgctgtgtcacaatgacaatgggagttagagtttcctggttgggctttcactttcacttcacataatCAGTGTGGAACTGGCTTCACCAGACACAGTAGTGCAGTGGACGTTCTAAAAAATTAgcccattttcatgtatttttGATGCAATTTTGGTTAATGTAATGCATCGAGTGTAGCCCCGATCGTATAGTCATTGTCATAGTGCCATGAAAGAAACTGGAAGTGAAATTCTTACATTAAGGATATTTTTGTATTGCTTCTGTAACACACTAAATATTGATGTTCAAGTAAGTTCTACAATAATTAACTGAAGCAGTTCAGAAATATGTACAATAGGATGACCATTGCCAATTGGCCATACATGCAGTACAGACATTAcatgcacacctacacatacgcacaagcacacgcacacgcacacacacatacacatacacacacatcgatTGCATGACCCATTTGACATTCAGGGTTATTTTGCAGGATTAAGAGTGTAAACTGCAAATGGATTGAGTCTAATAGATTTAACCTCAAGTAGCTTAAAAATACCATGTAACCCCAGCACAATTAGTATGAATATTACTTAGTCATTTTGTAGCCTCTGTGCACAGATTGGCCTGCCGGCGGGGCTGAAAATGAgtaactcaactacatcataacaacattactataacataacagagagccttaaataacagattaagaccattacaattctggtgacagtaaggtcataacataggctcatagaggtagaaaataacactagagaggaccccgcccccctttttacggcaatctgtagcggccattatctgtaggtagatcagagaaatggaaattaacggagaacgaggctcacctctgtcaaaaatggcttaatcatgtgaaaatgtccatcaacacactagcctatacaaggacaatagttgaagtgtgttgctaactatgttaataaaatatattatttgagttttaaatgtattttatcgactcatatgatttaagtaggcctagatatttagccagacatttcaaatctggtctttgattaaagtgtttctttatatttacacagttttagttaatttcttgacaggggtgggcttgttctccattgacttgcattgcctgaaagtacctacactacctacggaagttgggaagctccagctgccatttcccagtgctgtcgcaaattggtgtgtcctctctagtgttattttctacctctatgcataGGCTCTAGAAAAGgccttagggcctccgcacatcggttccgacagcactgcggagcactttcgcttctgacacaattccgaccccaccacacaatttcaccacagcagagaatgGATAGTCAATAGATGGCTCCggcaaaatagaacttgtctctaattgccgGCGTCGATGTGGGgaggttgtattgaaaacagtggaatcgaacttttgcggagcagtgctctgaactttgtcggagccggtgtgcagagggCCTTAAAGGCCTTATAGTTATTTATTATAGCTACTCTGAGTGTCTGAGTCTCAAGTGGTATCACTTCTGAGCAGATTGCCAGAGGGAGGACATGCAGCGCAGACTGACCGAGAAATCCAAGGACCAGGTAAGCCAATAGATGCCACCCAGGAACAACAAGAGCTACAACGTCTATCATGGCAATAAAGTCActcatgttttcctttttttttttttaaatcaaaatgaGCTCATGTGTTCCAGAAATGTGTGTCTGCTGCTGATATGTCAAGCCATTCTCACGTATTAcgccgtagccccataatgcacgcccttccaccagtggaacgctgtaatagtcattgaaaagtgaactaccatagtactacactatgacATAGCACAGAGCCTTCCCTTGAGTCATGCACTATGTATGACttgttgattgccattctggtgacagcaaatttataatggcgAGTTTTAACGACGGTTAATAGCGAATATaaaatgtttgtgtgtcatgtgcaGTGCATGGAGAGGATGATGGACAGCTGTCTGGAGAGTGAAGCACTGCATGGGTAGGGTGCCACCTGTGAGGCAGTACAATATCACGCTATATTTGTCAATGCTACATTACGCTACATTTGTCAAATTTTTCCCCCTGTTTGATTGAATCATATCGAACATGATGCTGCCATTTGTACAGTAGTGACAAGTACTGTATGTTTGGTTCTTTGGCACAGGGCTGATATGTCACAGATACAGAGCTCATTGAAAAAGATCACTATATCCAAGGGGAAGGCTCCGAAAAAATCTGGTAGGCCATTATGCTACTTTTAATCTGAAGTAATTTAACATTCTGGAAATATATTTGTggcatacagtatattgtgatAATGTACATATTTacacagctgtctgtctgtctgtccgcctctctctctctctctctctgtctctctctctctctctctctgtcttaggaCGGGTGTTCAAGCCCCTCACTCCAAAAGCTTCACTAATAGCACCAGACTCTGATGACAGCTCTACTAATCTTGTGGCGAATGGCAAGAAGGAAACCAGCCCCACCACTCGGTAATCATTTTTAAACTTTAATGATGTCTGATGATGTGAGGAATGAATAGGCTACCAGTTGGAAACCATCTTTTCGTCTCTCCTCCAGCAGGAAATAGAAAATATCGCCCCCTGgtgctttgctgcctctgctgACATCATTTGAGATAACAAGCATGATTTGTGGAAAATAATTCAATTAAATGTGTTGCACAAACCGTCTGGAAAAAACATTCCATATCTACACAATGGGTTGAAACAGAGGGTATAGTGacagtctttctttttttacttattCTTTTACTTGTTGTCACAATATTGACATATGGGATTATGGCCAGCTAATTGAAAAATAAGGGAAGCTACAGGAAAGTGCTGTCTATGCTGATCCTTGGATTCTTTactaatagcacacacacacccccggcgCCGACAAGAGTGGCAGCATGTTTCAGTAGCTCCtgtgttgtcttgtctttgtctgtctttttcatctctgttttttctttttttgaacttCTTGTTTCAAGAAGGTATTTTTATTTCTATCCCATGGATATGGATAACTTTGTGCAACATTCTGACAACAGTAAACTTGTTTACACAAGGAATCAGCTGGTTGCATTGCGCAAGTTTGCCAGCAGTGCAGTGAACGGCAATATACCCCAGGAACTTTTCTGCTTTCGTGGAACCAGAGCTGGAGTCGCAGTCAAAGCCAGGCGAAAGGAGAAGAAATGGAGATACAAGCCCTCTGTCCCTGCAATCGTGATGGGAAATGTGAACTCGCTGAACAACAAAACCGACGAGCTGACTGCCCTGGTAAGAAATCAAAAGCTTTTCAGAGAATCGAGTCTGATCTGCCTcactgaaacatggctgaatagtcTCACTCCTACTGCTAATGTTGACTTACCGGGCTTCAGCACAGCCAGACTGGACAGAGACAATGTACTCtcagggaaaaagaaaggaggtggactgatCATGTACATTAACAACAAGTGGTGCCATCCTGGACATGTTACTGTGAAGGAAACGGTTTGCAGTAAAGATGTGGAGCTACTGGCCGTCAGCCTACGTCCCTACTACACTCCAAGAGAATTTTCTCATGCCATAATCATCTGTGTCTACATCCCACCGCGAGCTGTTCCAGACATTGCCTGTGACATCATTCACTCAACTGTTGCAAAGCcacaagcacagcacacagacgCTTTCTTTGCCATAACTGGAGATTTTAACCATGTTACCCTTGATTTCATCCTCACTAACTTCCACCAGTTTGTTGACTGTGCAACAAGAAAGAACAGAACAATCGACCTCCTGTATGCAAACGTGAAAGATGCCTACAGcgccaccccccttcccccactgggCTCCTCTGACCACAACCTGATCCATCTCCAGCCTTTGTATGTCCCCAAAGTACAGAGACTTCCAACTACCACACGCACTTTCAGGGAATGGACACCAGTAGCAGAGGAGACGCTGAGGGACTGCTTCGAGATCACAGACTGGCACTTACTACAGGGCAGTGATGACCTGGAGGAGGCCACAGCATGTACAACAGATTACATCAACTTCTGCATGGACATTGTTGCACCAACCAAGACTGTCCGCTGTTACCCAAATAACAAACCCTGGGTAACCAGTGAGGTCAAACAACTCCTCAATAGGAAAAAGAAACTTTTCAAGGAGGGTAACTTCACAGAGCTGAGGAGCGTACAGCGAGAGCTCAAAAGCACCCTCAAGGAGGCCAAGGTTGCATATGGGAGGAAAGTGGAAAAGAAAATGAGCGACAATTCCAGAGAAGCTTGGCAGGGGCTTAGAAACATCACCGGCTGTGGGAAGAAGAGATGCATGGTTGATGGCGACCCATCAATGGCCAATGACCTAAACCAGTTTTACAACCGGTTTGGCAACTTTGGCACTGGGGGAGGTCACTCAGTCGTCACCTCTCAAGCTCCCCTCACCCCCTCAGCCCGCACTTGACAACGACTCTGGCTACGACCCTGAAGATCACTTTTCAGCCGGCTCCGATCTCCCTCACTCAGAACCCCCCACTCTCAGCGACATTCCACCCTGTGTCAAATACATGGACACTACATCTACCCGTCCCCCAGCTCTGCCTATGgcctccacccccaccatctGCAACTCTGCCATAGCACCCCCACTgatggacacagcaggcccacCAACTCCCACTGTCGCTACCCCCCGCTCCAGCCCCTCACCTCTGCCACTGGAAACAActtacccaccaccacccaccccttccAACCTCCCAAACCTCATTCGACCACACCCATCACTGACTGTCACCTCTGAACAAGTCAGAGGGGTAGTGAAAAAACTCAAATCCAAGGCAGCTGGCCCTGATGCCGTTTGTGCAAGACTGCTCAAGATGTGCTGAGGCATTAACTGAGCCAGGAGTATGCAGGAAGGAAAGGTCCCCACcatgtggaaaacatcatgcctgatacccgtcccaaagaaagcacaccccaaggaactcaacgattacagaccggttgccctcacctcacatctaatgaaaacattcgaacgggtgctgctgcgctaccacctcaagccccaggtacgccacacactggatcctctgcagtttgcctaccaagagaacgtgggagtgga encodes:
- the LOC134461164 gene encoding uncharacterized protein LOC134461164 isoform X2, which produces MEEGGLLPSDVAVAQRSILNEIKALRTEVITQTQSIDALNKALSALEGESNQNAAAIMHIQGQLCSLAKHLAGQRLEERFEALHCEVSSELHYLRSLLLPSSLPGPSSSHCLPSISSPPSPHVPPQIQPGLSQIAQELYHSRRILWEQIGELREEVHDIHHQLNCQREDMQRRLTEKSKDQCMERMMDSCLESEALHGADMSQIQSSLKKITISKGKAPKKSGRVFKPLTPKASLIAPDSDDSSTNLVANGKKETSPTTRK
- the LOC134461164 gene encoding uncharacterized protein LOC134461164 isoform X1 — protein: MEEGGLLPSDVAVAQRSILNEIKALRTEVITQTQSIDALNKALSALEGESNQNAAAIMHIQGQLCSLAKHLAGQRLEERFEALHCEVSSELHYLRSLLLPSSLPGPSSSHCLPSISSPPSPHVPPQIQPGLSQIAQELYHSRRILWEQIGELREEVHDIHHQLNCQREDMQRRLTEKSKDQCMERMMDSCLESEALHGADMSQIQSSLKKITISKGKAPKKSGRVFKPLTPKASLIAPDSDDSSTNLVANGKKETSPTTRRK